The DNA segment tgatgtttTCGATTCTCTTGggttaatttttattcttttggtTTGATCAACTCAGAATATTTGACAAGTGTAATCTTCTAATGAAGCCTAAAAAGACTCAAATCGACATGGAGCCCGCGGTGTGAACCCAGCACCCCGGCTTAGTAGGTATTCATGGAAAACAGAGGAATGGGtcgttggatgatatgggcattttcaattaattgttaattgtggtagtaccccaaggAATGAGGTTACTAccccaaatgttgcggtgcgaccctaacttgagttacggcactaccacaattaattggaaatgcccatatcattcaaaaaattgaggtagtaccacaattttaggggatatcCCCTAGAACTTTTTCCGTGTTCAAGTGAATCTGCCTGAACTGAACACTCTCTTCCTAAGTCttgcactgatactcattaaagttcaaattttccaaTCTAATGCAATTTTGGGGCCTTGATTTCCCCGCAGAATAGTGTGGACCTGGACCTAGCACAGTTCTACTATCCTGCTCCAAAAGATTTGGTTGATCGAGAGGAGAATAAGTGACCTTCATTTCTTTTAGGTCAAATCAACCGAAACCTTAGGTCATTCCAAAAAATCTTTGTAAAGTGTCATGCTGATCTCATGTACTCACATTTGTCCCTACTTCCGTTCATCTGTTGCAATTTGATGAAATCCGGAGTTGACCCCACAACCGTGCGCGCTGCCACAGTTTCTACGGGTTTGGAATGATTTAACTGAAAACTTTGGTCAGTTTAACCCAGAGAGaaaccaataaaaaaagaaattgaaagtttctgtcagtgcaccgaaaaaaataatatgctgttttagcatctaggatgtcaaaaatgtgtctggtgatcccaagatgctgcctttactgcccccgcagttaattttacatcctgtgaatgcaagtTCAACTGCGGgagcagtaaaggcagcattttgggatcaccagacacatttttgacatcctagatgctaaaacagcatattatttttttcagtgtgtgtgtCGTGAATCCTttctaaacaaaaaattttggttactttttttgCCTAGTGAGCGCTCATTTTTTCTTACCGATCGAGCTATTCTGTTTGTCAAAACCAATTTTTGGTTCCTAGGATTGAACGTTCAATTCATGTGACCGAGCGTGAGGGGGTTGGGTGGAGGACGAGGGGTAATACAAGTCTACAGGAACTCGTTGATGTTTTTTTCACATGGTGTCAGAGGGGAATTATGGTGTATATTAAGCTTCATTTCACAAGTGCCATTGATCGGACACTCTACATGGAAAAAACCTCGGCGAAAAATGTAATGTTTCAATGTGTacttgtgaaaaattttcaagatgtGAGACCGAGGCCACAAAATAATTTGTACCATTCCGGACTGACGACAGTATCTCAATCTCGCCTATTTCATCGCACTTTTTTTCTTACTCACATAGGGAATCAGCATTACCCTGGTTGGGAAAATCGAGAACTGTCCaggttttgaaaacaaaaaattgagtgtAAAAGATGTTAAGCTGGAACGAGTGACTCAAGACATAAATGGGTTGGCAGGCACTTTCGAGATTCTTGAAGACGTCCCAGGTCCTCTAAAAGTAAGTTTGAATATATTTACCACATTGACTGCGATTTCCATCCGCTTGGGACATACGGCACCCAACCGCCACTCGCAGCGATTTTGCCAGAGTTCCTCCAGCAAATCGCAACTCCTCATTTTCTGTGGGATAACATCAGTCCActgtttaaaaacaaataaattcataaaaaaactcGAATGATAATATATTTTGCACTCATCCAAAGTTAGGAaagcaaataaattgaaatactcGGCAagaacatatttttaaatgttattaAGTGTTCTGTTATCACTAGCGGTCTATATCAACAAGGAAGCTTTTAAGAGGTCAGCGCAGTGTTTATTTCTTACACCACCATTCTGATTTATACTTGCTTTGGACGATttgaattttaagtaaaaagggaaaatgatACGAGAATCAATTAAAAAGGGACAGAGGATCATCTTCGTGTGCATTATGATAATTAAACCGAAGAAAATACCTAAATAGTTAAATATTTCTTTCTATTCAACGGTCAATATTCATGAAGCGCATCTGAATAATATCAAATGATTTCATTTTAACTTAAGTATCTCAGAACAAATTACGCGATTAAATTTATTAACAGATAATAATTCCTGCACAATTTTGAATATAACTTGTAGTTCCTATTTTGCAGATAAAATTGACGTTTTATAAATTCATGAAAGGCAAGTGGGTGTACTTTTATGAGAGATTATTCCACGACTTCTGTAAGAGGATGGAAGAGGAAGGACAGGTTTGGACAATCTTCACAAAAGCAGCGAATTTAACGTCATGCCCCATTCTGAAGGTACGTTGTAAGCTTTAACAGTCGCCCATTAAGGACCCTACGTACATACGAGCACGCAACTACCCGTTTTAAGGGTTTTGTTGaatcgttcactggaaaaaaagtcgcttggatctagaatcccgactcttaaaaacattgagcaaaaaaaaatactcttgattcaatcagactgtttgcttgaatcaataaGAAATTCGCCTAAATCAAGATGCTTGGCTCTtcaaatcaagaaaaagtcggattgaattgagagtattttttttgtcaatgttattaagagtctggacccttgatccaagcgactttttttccagtgttatcgAATGGTCTCGATCCTAAGGCATTTATCGATAAAGGTTCTTAACCAGAGGATTCAATAATCAACTCATCACATAATTGTGTCTATGAAATATGTAACAAAGGTTGGCTGGGTGCGGCAACACCCGCGAGGATTACAATATGTGAGAAATCCGGGCAACGAAGAAAAACGGCTCCATGATTGACACATCATCCCGGCAGCGAATTTCTATCGCGACACCTGAATATAGCCATCGAGAAAGGCAACTCCATTATTACGTTCATGACTGAACGGCTTGATAGAGGACGACAGGTGCAAGCCGTAAACAGCTATAAAAACACCCC comes from the Bemisia tabaci chromosome 7, PGI_BMITA_v3 genome and includes:
- the LOC109032058 gene encoding uncharacterized protein isoform X1 → MGLLREKSCLKTDYENDPKSVAQFLKDEMATGRTRGWIQERRARAGISITLVGKIENCPGFENKKLSVKDVKLERVTQDINGLAGTFEILEDVPGPLKIKLTFYKFMKGKWVYFYERLFHDFCKRMEEEGQVWTIFTKAANLTSCPILKGDYKLKYSSLTLKSFTLNQLSGNYRVTIEFMENGTTTTSCIRAYAKIQ
- the LOC109032058 gene encoding uncharacterized protein isoform X2, translated to MSVLPKMELNAFLSLICVYILLSETLGISITLVGKIENCPGFENKKLSVKDVKLERVTQDINGLAGTFEILEDVPGPLKIKLTFYKFMKGKWVYFYERLFHDFCKRMEEEGQVWTIFTKAANLTSCPILKGDYKLKYSSLTLKSFTLNQLSGNYRVTIEFMENGTTTTSCIRAYAKIQ